tattgaaaCTTATGTCTTCATTGGGCACTTACTCAGTGCCAAGCTCTGAGATACAATAATAATGGCACAAAGCTAAGACTTGAAAACTGGGTAGGAATTACCTAAACAAAGGCAAAACGAATGGTCTGGGTGGGGAACATGTATACACAAAGGTCCTGGGGTGGGAAGGCACTTGGAGAGCTGAAGGAATTAAAAACagctgggggggcttccctggtggtgcagtggttgggagtccgcctgccgatgcaggggacacgtgtttgtgtcccggtccgggaggatcccacatgccgcggagcggctgggcccgtgagccatggccgctgagcctgcgcgtccggagcctgtgctccgcaacgggagaggccccaacagtgagaggcccgagtactgcaaaaacaaacaaacaaacaaataaacaaacaaacaaaaacagctgaGGCATTGTAtgtgagggaggagggatgggagatCAGGCTGGAGGAATTGCAGGAACCACTTTCTGCGGGCTCTTACTTCGCAGTTGCCTTGTCTGTTTTTCCCATCCCACCCAAACCTATGCGCTATCAGTACTGTGAGCACAGGAAACATATCTACCACCACCCCTCATaggtgattcattcattcagtaaatacttactgATCACCTAGTAGGTATCTGGCACTGTTCTAGATACTTGGGATACATCAATGACCGGAATAGATAAAGATCCCTACCAACTTGGAGTTTACATTCTGGCAGGAAAGGCAGGCTTAGTACCTAAGTAAATGTCCTATTATGTTAGAAGATGACCAGTACTATGAAAGAAGAAGAAGTCAAGCAAGGTAAAGGGTATAGGGGTCTGAGGAAAGGGGTGGGGCAGGTGCAGAATTAAATGGAGAGGGCAGGGTAGCCTTGTTGAGGAGAGATTTGAGCAGAggcatgaaggaggaaagggagcaaACCTTTCCATTATTAGCGATAATCTAAGGGAAGATTATTActggaagagggaacagcatgtgcaaaggcccaaaGGTGGAAACACCACTGACATATTCTAGGAAGAGCAAGGAGGCTGGTATGACTGGAGTAGAGTTAGTGAGGGGAGACGGGTGGGTGACACGGGGATGTAATGATGAGAGAAAACGGGTGGTGGGGGCAGATTATATAGGCCTTTAGGTCATTGTAAGGATTTTGGCTTTTGCTTTGACTGAAGCcatttggagggttttgagcagaagcCTGACAGAATCTGACTCATGTTTTAATAGGATCAGTATGGATGCTCTGTGGAGGATAGTCTCTCAATGGTGGTGGCATGAGGGACTAAAGTAGAAGCAGGGGTCACAGTTAAGAGGTGAAAGATAACTGGTACCTGAGACCAAGGTGGCATTAGTTGGGAGAGAAGGAAGTGCTCAAAATTTGGTTATATTCTGAAAGTAGATCCAACAGGATTTCCTGGTAGATTAAACATGGGACATGAGAGAAAGGGCTGTCAAAGAAGACTCCTCTAATCCAAAGCAGGAACTTACTCCACACTGCTCCAGACTCAGCTAACAAACCTCCTTTACTGGGGAACTCAGTGATCGAGAACAAAAAaggtttttctttcaaagaatatAAACAGACAATTCACAAGAGAGACGCAAATGCGCAAAACAATCCATAAAGAGGTGTCTGACCTTGTTAATTATGGAATAAATACAATACAGCAAGGAGACAGATTTAGTTTCTCAGTTTAGCAGAAGTGAAAATTGATATCAACTTTCTGGAGGGCAGTTTAGCAACAAAtatcaaaacttaaaatatatgttcCTTTTGACTGCTGGTAGTTTACCCAAGGAAGGAATATCACAAGTGTGTTGCTGACACTTTTGTTTACATTTGAAAATTctggaaataacttaaatgtccTACAATAGAGAACTGACTAAATAAACAATGGTACAGCTATAGAGAGGAATATCATATAGTAATAAAAAGTAATGCAATACAGGTATTCCTGGTTGCTTGCAAAGAAGAGGATTGAGTTGCTGGGGACGGAAATGACAGGAGtagggtttttgggtttttttttgtttttttggagtagggttttttaaaacatactttttgATAACTGCAATTTTTAATTTGTGTGAATACatgtaatattcaaaataataaatgaaatttgaaatatctgtaaaaaaagtATTGTAAATCTCTATTAGTTGTTACGGGAGGATGTCCACAATGTTGAGTGAGAAAAAGAGTTACCAAATGGCATATAGaatacaatttcatttacatgagATTGTATATTACatactaaaaatatacatatagatataagTATAGAAAGTTATTTCTGGAATGATGCTCCAATTTAATAATAGTGGTAtctctagaagaaaaaatttagagatgatttttacttttttgctatatacttttctgtattgtgTGGATTGTTTATAAtgagcatggatttttttttttatactatcaggggaaaatatattttcttttaaaaaggaagagcaaaaaaaaaaaaaaaggaagtgcctcggacttccctggtggtgcagtggttaagaatctgcctgccaatgcaggggacacgggttcgagccctggtcagggaagatcccacatgctgcggagcaactaggcccgtgtgccacaactactgagcccacaggccacaactactgaagcccgtgagcctagagcccgtgctccacaatgagagaagccaccgcaatgagaagcccacgtactgcaacgaagacccaacacagccaaaaataaataaataaaataaataaatttattaaaaaaaaaagaaaactagaaacagaactaccatatgatccagcaatcccactcctgggcatatatatctggagaagaccataatttgaaaagatacctgaacccctatgttcatagcagcactatttacaataaccaagacatggaagccaccttcgacagaggaatggataaagaagaagtggtacgtgcatacaatggagtgttactcagccataaaaaaagaacgaaataattccatttgcatcAACGTGgatgacctagagattatcatactaagtgaagtaagtcatacagagaaagacaaatatcatatgctatcactcatatgtggaaactatttttttaaaaaatgatacaaatgaacttatttacaaaacagaaacagacttacagacatcgaaaacaaacttatggttaccaaaggggaaacgtggtggagtagggataaatcaggagtttgggattaacatacacacactactatatataagatggataagcAACACAGgtctactgtatggcacagggagctcagtATTCTgagataacctatatgagaaaagaatctgaaaaagaatgagtatatgtatatgtataactgaatgactttgctgtacacctgaaactaacacaacattgtaaatcaactatactccaataaaactttaaaaaataaaataaaatcgctTTCTTTAAAAGGGAAGTCAAAACAGTATCTATTTGATaatgtggtgaggattaaatgaggcaatgCATATGAATCGCTTATCCCAGGCTGGTATACAATGCTAAGTATTgaataatttattcttattttgccaAGTACACAGAAGTTGAAAGTCTACGATCACCGTGGTTTCGTTGTTGTTGTTCACCTCCACACCACGAGGGGCGCTGCCGCCCCCAGGCTGACCAGGCTCAAGGTCAGGGAAGTCTGTCTAGCCGCGGTCGCCGCCATCTTAGGACACAGGCCTTCCACCGTGTGTAGCTGCTTCGTGCAGTCTTAGAAGCAGACCCGCTCGCCAAGACACCCAGCCTCTTACCTCCTTAGGCGCTCCTTTAAGTAAGCTGTATTCTCGAGGGCGTTTTAATCTCCTTGGAAACGCTAAAATCGGCGTCTTCCGGGAGCCGGCCTCGCCCCGTGACCGCAGACGTACACTTCCGGGGACACGTGCGTGACCCGTCGCCccgccctctccctctctttctttctggtggCTGATTCTGAATAAGACGAGTAGGTAGGAACCCTGGGCGAGGAAAATCGGGTGGCATCCTGCGGCACGGGGACCTGCCGGGGCCGGGGCGTGGGGCTGGGGTCTTTCCGTGGAAGGCAAACCAAGTGCCGGGCGAGAGGAGCTCGGCGGGCCGACCCAGACTCTGGTTCGCGTCCCGTCTCGGGAGGCAGCGGTCTTGCTTCAGGGAAAAGCCGGTAAAGCAGGGGTGAGTTCGGGTCTAGCCTCGAAGGCATAGGCCCCGCGCCACGACCACACTTGCGCTGAAAAGGCAGCGCAGCATGGTTGATTGGGAAAGGAGCGGGAAATTTAGTCTGTTGTGATCTCCCACCATTACCCCACCAGCTTTTACGTAGGCGGTCGCAGGCCGGTCCCCTGATTTCTAGTTTGTTTTCGATCTGGAAAGTAGGAATAGTCGTGCGAATTCCGTGGGGATGTAGTGAGGATTCCAGAGGGGAATGCAGAAAAAGGCCCTTCGTTAGGTGTTTCCTAAATCTGAGTGACTGCTAAGTCGGGCACGTTTTAATTTCTGGGCGCTCAGGGCAGGTTTCTCAAAGCCAGAAATTAGGGGAAGGCTTAATTTCTCCTAACATCAgtgtttgttgagcatctaccGTGCGCCTATTGCCGCTGAAGGCCGAGACGAGGGACGTTCAAGTCTTGGCACGGTGGGCTGGGAGGTGCAGGGCAGGGTTAGCCTCCAGCAAGCGACACCTGGAAATCCTGAGCGCTGGCGTGTTCGCGGCGTGGGGCGGGAGAGCAGGTGCCTGCGTGTCCCGCGCACCTTTCTTGGGGGAGCAGTTATTCCCAGAGAAGTAAACCTTGGGGTTTTCTGTCGTTaacactgggattttttttttctttctttaagaaatgGCACCTCgcaaggggaaagaaaagaaagaagaacaggtCATCAGCCTTGGTCCTCAGGTGGCCGAAGGAGAAAATGTATTTGGTGTGTGCCACATTTTTGCATCCTTCAATGACACTTTCGTCCATGTCACCGATCTTTCTGGCAAGTGAGTACCTACGTGGCGAGGCCCAGGACCCAATTAACAAGGGTTGGGGTTAGAAACGACCCTGGAACTGGGTGGCAGTTTAAGGGGATCTCTTGAAATAATTGTTGTAAAATGTTCAAATAAGGATATGTTCTTGGTTGATGAGTCCACAGATGGTGTGATCTCCTAGGTACTGGAGTtctgagagagaaggagacatTTTGTGCCCTTATGGGCTTACAGCATGGGGACCTCATATGTAACATGAGGAGGAATTACTCATGGAGTAATAGGAGGATTAAATGTAAAAGTACATGTAAATCGTCGATACAGAGCTTAGTTATCTAGGATCTGAACCCCATCAAGGCAGAGCCCATGGCAGTCTTGTCAGATCAGGATGCATGTTCAATTGACTTTCATTCTCTGCCCAACCTGAGTAGTAGTGCTTTTTATTCATTAGGATGTGGTATGCACTCTGAATCCTTGTTGGGTAGGAAAGAAAGGACCCTGTGCATTTGTCACCAGGGAAACCATCTGCCGTGTAACTGGTGGGATGAAGGTGAAGGCTGACCGAGATGAGTCATCTCCATATGCTGCCATGTTGGCTGCCCAGGATGTAGCCCAGAGGTGCAAGGAGCTGGGCATCACTGCCCTCCACATCAAACTCCGGGCCACAGGAGGAAATAGGTAAGGCTGGGACTGGGCAGTGAGGTCACTGGGCTTGGGCAAGACATCCTAGGTGTGTACATAATTAATACAGGCATACATCAAAGAtgctgtgggtttggttccagaccactgtgTTAAAGCAAATATATcagtaaagcaagtcacgtgAATTTTTTGTTATCCCAGCAtgtataaaagttacatttacactGTATGTAGCCTACTGAGTGTGtagtagcattaaaaaaaaaaaaaaacagtgtacaTAACcgtaagttaaaaataatttgcaactaaaaaaaatttctaaccATCTGACAATGAAGGGTTGCCATAAGccttcaatttgtttttttaaaaaaggcatgaTCTGTGAAGTACAGTaaaatgagatatgcctgtaACTGCTTCCTGCACCCTCCCCTGCGCCAACTTACTGTGTTAATTGAGCACTCAGAGCATACGAGGTACTGTGTTCGAAGTACTAGAAGAGAGTGATGGGGGACAATAGATACAGTCTCCATCCTCTTACGTGGCTCTTAGGCTGGTGGAGAGTCAGGCTTTAAGCAGCATAGAGCAGGGGAGCATGTGGTTTCTTTTTGCAGCAAGTGCTGGGAAGCAAAAATGTGTCAAGGATGGGTTGGTAATAAAGTTTAAACTAAGACCTAATGTTGTGGTTAGAAGTCAGTCCAGTGAAGGAAGGACAGGGGAGAGTATTCCAGCCAGGAACGACTGGAAGGAAAAGGTCTTGGGGTGGAAATGAGCTTGGCACATCTGTGGACAAGAGTGGCATGAGGTGTGGTAAGATAGGAGCGGGTGAGGTCCTGCTGGGTCTTGAAGAACCTGGTTAAGATTTGGActtgggctgggggcggggggggcatgAAAACTTGTTAACAGTAATGACCTGTTGAGGCTGGGttgtatgatatttattttattgttgttatttgtcttttttttttttttttttttttttttgcggtacgcgggcctctcactgttgtggcctctcccgttgcggagcacaggctccggacgcacaggctcagcggccatggctcacgggcccagccgctccgcggcacgtgggatcttcccggaccagggcacgaacccgtgtcccctgcatcggcaggtggactctcaaccactgcgccacccgggaagccctgttatttgtattttaagatgACTGCTGTGTTGGGAACAGACCAGATAGGAAGTTGTTAAAGTGGTCCACTGGACCGATGATAGTGTCGTGGTCTTGGGAGGATGGAAAAGGACAGATCACCAGAAACACTTAGAATCACAGCATGTGACCAAAAGGGGCACTTCCTTAAACAAGGTACAGGCAGAGCAGGATAGAAACTGTGACCCATGGTGCTGGGGGGAGTGTGTGACAAAAAGTAAGTGGCATAGTAAGCCTGAAGTATTTACggtctggccctttgcagaaagaAAGTTTGTAGAGCCCTGAACTAGAGGGTCGTGGGATCTTCTAATGACTTGGCCAAAGGCTTTTCTTAATTTGGATATTCATATCCTAGGACCAAGACTCCTGGACCAGGGGCCCAGTCAGCCCTTAGAGCCCTCGCCCGCTCAGGAATGAAGATTGGGCGGATTGGTGAGTGCCCCTCTTTGGCTTATGCTTGGATTTGCTTTGAAGCACTGACCCCGGAAAGCATGTGGTCTGCTCAGTGGATACAGGGCCTAGTCTGGTAACTTTTGGCAGTTAGGTTTGTTAATAGGGAGTACAAGAGGCACCATGTGACATAAACTCTCTCCCTGAACACCCTTGTTGCCTTGATGTGAATGTCCTGCATTGGGACAGCGCTGTCTCATTTCTGAACTTCTGTGCCTGATGGTGACTGGTGGAACTGACAGGAGATGAATTGTCCTTTCCAGTGTTCTCATGAGGGTTGCTATTGGTATTTTGGGGGGGTGTCTCCTGTGTGATCATTGACTACTCAGTATCAGTAGGGCAGGCCAGGCATTGTGACAAGAGTATGGAGGGGTCAGTAGCTCCCATGGTTGAGAATCACAGCAGTTCTCTACACTTGTGTAGTATTTATACCCTCATGTCTGATCTGGCCACTTATAGCTCTTAGGAAGGAGATGTTAGCCCTTCCCTATTGTTTCTGTGGCAACGTGTACTGATCCCTCAGTCTAATGGTCTAGCCCTCTCAAGATTTTTTCAGAACATTTGCAACCTCTTAGCTATTAAAAAGGAGATATTCTTCAGTTTATGAGGATGTCCCACTAGAGTCAGTGTGCTAGGTGTCAGAAACCTGGATTTATCACCTG
This genomic interval from Phocoena sinus isolate mPhoSin1 chromosome 3, mPhoSin1.pri, whole genome shotgun sequence contains the following:
- the RPS14 gene encoding 40S ribosomal protein S14, whose translation is MAPRKGKEKKEEQVISLGPQVAEGENVFGVCHIFASFNDTFVHVTDLSGKETICRVTGGMKVKADRDESSPYAAMLAAQDVAQRCKELGITALHIKLRATGGNRTKTPGPGAQSALRALARSGMKIGRIEDVTPIPSDSTRRKGGRRGRRL